The following proteins are co-located in the Mesorhizobium australicum WSM2073 genome:
- a CDS encoding mandelate racemase/muconate lactonizing enzyme family protein, whose amino-acid sequence MAKIEKIELRMVDLVPKVKRTDAIQSFVSQETPIVTITDSDGAVGTGYSYTIGTGGSSVMRLLSDHLAPRLIGRDPDMIEAIWHDLEFATHATTIGAITAIAIAAIDTALWDLRAKKQGLPLWKLAGGAKDRCPLYTTEGGWLHIETQALVDDAVAAKAKGFRGSKVKIGRPNGSEDLARLLAVRKAVGDGYEIMTDANQGFSVDEAIRRAARLRELDLAWIEEPLPADDIDGHIRLSNSTPTPIAIGESLYSVRHFREYMQKGACSIVQVDVGRIGGITPWLKIAHAAEAFDIPVCPHFLMELHVSLTCAVQNGRYVEYIPQLDQLTGKHMRIEDGHALAPDEPGIGIDWDWDAVKAMSIAEFTTAITR is encoded by the coding sequence ATGGCCAAGATCGAAAAGATAGAATTGCGGATGGTCGACCTTGTGCCCAAGGTCAAGCGCACCGACGCGATCCAGAGCTTCGTCAGCCAAGAGACGCCAATCGTCACCATCACCGATTCCGATGGCGCGGTCGGAACCGGCTACAGCTACACGATCGGCACCGGCGGCTCGTCGGTGATGCGGCTCCTGTCCGATCACCTGGCGCCGCGCCTGATCGGCCGCGATCCTGATATGATCGAAGCGATCTGGCACGATCTCGAATTCGCCACCCACGCCACCACGATCGGCGCCATCACGGCAATCGCCATCGCGGCGATCGACACAGCGCTCTGGGACCTCAGGGCGAAGAAACAGGGCCTGCCGCTATGGAAGCTCGCTGGCGGCGCCAAGGACCGCTGCCCGCTTTACACGACAGAAGGCGGCTGGCTGCACATCGAGACGCAGGCGCTGGTCGACGATGCGGTGGCCGCCAAGGCCAAGGGGTTTCGCGGCTCGAAAGTGAAGATCGGCAGGCCGAATGGCTCCGAGGATCTCGCGCGGCTGTTGGCGGTGCGCAAGGCGGTGGGCGACGGCTACGAGATCATGACCGACGCCAATCAGGGTTTCTCCGTCGACGAGGCGATCCGGCGTGCGGCGAGGCTTCGAGAACTCGATCTCGCCTGGATCGAGGAGCCGCTGCCGGCCGACGACATAGACGGGCATATCAGGCTGTCGAATTCGACGCCGACGCCGATCGCCATCGGCGAGTCGCTCTATTCCGTCAGGCACTTCCGCGAATACATGCAGAAAGGCGCCTGCTCGATCGTGCAGGTCGATGTCGGCCGCATTGGCGGCATCACGCCCTGGCTCAAGATCGCCCATGCGGCGGAGGCCTTCGACATTCCGGTCTGCCCGCATTTCCTGATGGAATTGCATGTCAGCCTGACCTGCGCTGTTCAGAACGGCAGGTATGTCGAGTACATTCCGCAACTCGACCAGTTGACCGGCAAGCACATGCGCATCGAGGATGGGCATGCGCTGGCGCCCGACGAGCCCGGTATCGGCATCGATTGGGACTGGGACGCGGTCAAGGCCATGAGCATCGCCGAATTCACCACGGCGATCACGAGATAA